In one window of Frigoriglobus tundricola DNA:
- a CDS encoding flavin reductase family protein gives MTHGTADPSESLAAALGRIPSGLFVLTAGSGSAETGMLASWAQQCSFDPPQVSVAINKQRDVVERLAEGAAFVLNVIPEGGKALVAHFGKGFGPGEPAFKGLEIVRESETPPVLRAALAYLVCRVADRLDVGDHVLVIGRVTAGAVLHDAKPTVHVRKNGLKY, from the coding sequence ATGACACACGGCACTGCTGATCCGTCCGAATCACTCGCCGCCGCGCTGGGGCGCATTCCCAGCGGGCTATTCGTCCTGACCGCCGGAAGCGGCTCAGCCGAAACCGGGATGCTCGCGTCCTGGGCACAACAGTGTTCGTTCGACCCTCCGCAGGTATCGGTCGCCATTAACAAGCAGCGGGACGTAGTGGAACGGCTCGCGGAAGGTGCGGCGTTCGTCCTGAACGTCATACCGGAAGGCGGGAAGGCGCTCGTCGCGCACTTCGGAAAAGGCTTCGGCCCCGGCGAACCGGCGTTTAAGGGGCTAGAGATCGTCCGCGAGTCCGAAACACCGCCGGTGCTGCGCGCGGCTCTCGCGTACCTCGTGTGCCGCGTCGCCGACCGCTTGGACGTGGGCGACCATGTCCTCGTGATCGGCCGCGTCACCGCCGGGGCCGTGCTGCACGACGCCAAGCCGACCGTTCACGTGCGGAAGAACGGGTTGAAGTATTGA
- a CDS encoding sulfite oxidase-like oxidoreductase: protein MSDEPIISPDTRRDNRVPPRQVLTHKWPVLHAGPVPPFDPAKWDLTVFPVPFVSAVTRFTWAEFTALPRVRVFADMHCVTRWSKLDNLWEGVATRELLNHVTVAPRAKFVMVHCEYGFSTNLPIDDFFADDCLFANRHNGQDLSPDHGYPLRLVVPRLYAWKSAKWVRGIEFMEEDRPGFWESWEHGGYHMRGDPWVDDGSGDGQRFRDDSERRG, encoded by the coding sequence ATGTCCGATGAGCCGATCATCAGCCCCGACACGCGGCGCGACAACCGCGTACCGCCGCGCCAGGTGCTCACGCACAAGTGGCCGGTGCTGCACGCCGGCCCCGTGCCGCCGTTCGACCCGGCCAAGTGGGACCTCACCGTCTTTCCGGTCCCGTTCGTGAGCGCCGTGACGCGGTTCACATGGGCCGAGTTCACCGCTCTACCCCGCGTGCGCGTGTTCGCGGACATGCACTGCGTCACGCGATGGAGCAAACTCGACAACCTGTGGGAAGGGGTCGCGACGCGGGAACTCCTGAACCATGTTACTGTGGCGCCGCGGGCAAAGTTCGTGATGGTTCACTGCGAGTACGGGTTCAGCACGAACCTGCCCATCGACGACTTCTTCGCCGACGATTGCCTGTTCGCGAACCGGCACAACGGCCAGGACCTGTCCCCGGACCACGGCTACCCGTTGCGGTTGGTAGTTCCGCGATTGTATGCGTGGAAGAGCGCGAAGTGGGTGCGCGGGATCGAGTTCATGGAAGAAGACCGACCGGGGTTCTGGGAGAGCTGGGAACACGGCGGCTACCACATGCGTGGCGACCCGTGGGTGGACGATGGCAGCGGGGACGGCCAACGGTTCCGTGACGACTCCGAACGGCGCGGGTAG